The following are encoded together in the Sandaracinaceae bacterium genome:
- a CDS encoding serine/threonine-protein kinase: MIDAGDVILDRYRVEGLLGEGGMGQVYRGVHQMLEMPVAIKVLHDDTDQGLAQRFLREAQTMARVRHPNVVQIFDCAMLDGWQPCIVMELLEGEALDAVLRREHAMDWLQALDIARDVCAGLEAIHDAGILHRDLKPANIMVSRARGAYSAKIVDFGIAKPTAPEQPRLTATGVAIGTPAYMAPEQIVGGEVTPAADLYALGATLYEVLTGELPFEGAGMAALLRKVQEPAPRVKPPSGRAAIPRQLQGLIASLLEMEAANRPVSVLEVRAVLRGVSRSTPRSLGVRVAGVPASRPIERWRPAPPTRGGDPLAGTQPTMPQGIVQASAAPASHQSGVFRPVLLAAKLPPSRLAQREEREWLAGLLGATGRGYVLGAGIWFARITRPDGPDHAQVVQDGLLDRYGAGVRVAFVEVDERFELSAAALTGAAELPRELQLLVSSL, translated from the coding sequence ATGATCGACGCGGGCGATGTGATCCTCGACCGCTATCGCGTGGAGGGGCTCCTCGGCGAGGGCGGCATGGGGCAGGTGTACCGAGGCGTGCACCAGATGCTCGAGATGCCGGTCGCCATCAAGGTGCTCCACGACGACACCGATCAAGGCCTCGCGCAGCGGTTCCTGCGTGAGGCCCAGACGATGGCCCGCGTTCGCCACCCCAACGTGGTCCAGATCTTCGACTGCGCGATGCTCGACGGCTGGCAGCCGTGCATCGTGATGGAGCTGCTCGAGGGGGAGGCCCTCGACGCCGTGCTCCGGCGCGAGCACGCGATGGACTGGCTGCAGGCGCTCGACATCGCCAGGGACGTCTGCGCGGGGCTCGAGGCGATCCACGACGCGGGCATCCTCCACCGCGACCTGAAGCCCGCCAACATCATGGTCTCCCGCGCGCGCGGCGCGTACTCCGCGAAGATCGTCGACTTCGGCATCGCCAAGCCGACGGCGCCCGAGCAGCCGAGGCTCACCGCGACCGGGGTCGCGATCGGGACGCCGGCGTACATGGCGCCCGAGCAGATCGTCGGCGGGGAGGTGACGCCGGCCGCGGATCTCTATGCGCTCGGTGCCACGCTGTACGAAGTCTTGACGGGAGAGCTGCCCTTCGAGGGGGCGGGCATGGCCGCGCTCCTGCGCAAGGTCCAGGAGCCTGCGCCACGGGTGAAGCCACCGAGCGGCCGCGCGGCCATCCCACGGCAGCTCCAGGGGCTGATCGCGTCCCTGCTCGAGATGGAGGCCGCGAACCGACCCGTGAGCGTGCTCGAGGTCCGCGCGGTGCTGCGGGGGGTGAGTCGGTCGACGCCTCGCTCCCTCGGCGTGAGGGTGGCGGGCGTCCCCGCGTCGCGACCCATCGAGCGCTGGCGTCCCGCGCCTCCGACCCGCGGTGGGGACCCGCTCGCGGGCACGCAGCCGACGATGCCGCAGGGGATCGTGCAGGCGTCCGCCGCGCCCGCCTCTCACCAGAGCGGCGTCTTCCGCCCCGTGCTGCTCGCGGCGAAGCTCCCCCCTTCGCGGCTCGCGCAGCGCGAGGAGCGTGAGTGGCTCGCAGGCCTGCTCGGGGCCACGGGGCGTGGCTACGTGCTCGGCGCCGGCATCTGGTTCGCGCGCATCACGCGCCCGGACGGCCCGGACCACGCGCAGGTCGTGCAAGATGGGTTGCTGGATAGGTACGGCGCCGGCGTGCGTGTGGCCTTCGTGGAGGTGGACGAGCGCTTCGAGCTGAGCGCCGCCGCGCTGACCGGCGCAGCGGAGTTGCCCCGAGAGCTGCAGCTCCTGGTCTCGTCGCTCTGA
- a CDS encoding Na+/H+ antiporter NhaA, which yields MQNVVKKARDLSVPLLTGVVAALVWANLDPGSYEWLIHASPFGEHGPLSLHFIVNDLFMVLFFGIATGEIVEAVLPGGSLNPPKKAVNPLLGTVGGVVGPVLAFLAYLYFIGRMDLAGGWGIPTATDIALAWLVARLAFGRQHPAVSFLLLLAVADDAIGLVIIGVFYPDPHHPVEPAFLGLVVAGLAAAWGMRKAGVKSFWAYLAVPGLLSWAGLFLAHVHPALALVPVVPFMPTADHDDGMFAVSEEHASDTLNRFQHFFHAPVDFGLFAFGLANAGVVFDVVGDASWAVLVALMVGKTVGIYVCSMGAHLAGFPLPEGMDGRSLFVAGLTAAIGLTVALFVAGVAYADVATAGAAKMGALLSAGAAPLVLFAARVLRVRAPAPSTAQPEPAPAPLVVSYSTLPPPAE from the coding sequence GTGCAGAACGTGGTGAAGAAGGCGCGGGACCTGTCGGTCCCGCTGTTGACCGGTGTCGTCGCGGCCCTCGTGTGGGCCAACCTGGATCCCGGGTCCTACGAGTGGCTGATCCATGCGTCGCCCTTCGGCGAGCACGGACCGCTGTCCTTGCACTTCATCGTCAACGACCTGTTCATGGTGCTCTTCTTCGGCATCGCGACGGGCGAGATCGTCGAGGCGGTGCTGCCGGGCGGCTCCCTCAACCCGCCGAAGAAGGCCGTCAACCCGCTCCTCGGCACGGTCGGCGGCGTGGTCGGCCCCGTGTTGGCGTTCCTCGCCTACCTCTACTTCATCGGCCGCATGGACCTCGCGGGCGGCTGGGGCATCCCGACCGCCACCGACATCGCGCTCGCGTGGCTCGTGGCGCGGCTCGCCTTCGGGCGCCAGCACCCCGCGGTGAGCTTCCTGCTCCTGCTCGCGGTGGCGGACGACGCGATCGGGCTGGTCATCATCGGTGTCTTCTACCCGGACCCGCATCACCCCGTGGAGCCCGCCTTCCTGGGCCTCGTCGTGGCGGGCCTGGCGGCGGCCTGGGGCATGCGCAAGGCGGGGGTGAAGAGCTTCTGGGCGTACCTCGCGGTGCCCGGGCTCCTCAGCTGGGCGGGGCTGTTCCTGGCCCACGTGCACCCGGCGCTCGCGCTCGTCCCGGTGGTGCCGTTCATGCCGACCGCCGACCACGACGACGGCATGTTCGCGGTCAGCGAGGAGCACGCGTCGGACACGCTCAACCGCTTCCAGCACTTCTTCCACGCGCCGGTCGACTTCGGCCTCTTCGCCTTCGGCCTCGCCAACGCCGGCGTGGTCTTCGATGTGGTCGGAGACGCCAGCTGGGCCGTGCTCGTCGCGCTGATGGTCGGCAAGACCGTGGGCATCTACGTCTGCTCGATGGGGGCGCACCTCGCGGGCTTCCCGCTCCCCGAGGGCATGGACGGCCGGAGCCTGTTCGTGGCTGGGCTCACCGCGGCGATCGGCCTGACGGTCGCGCTCTTCGTGGCCGGCGTCGCCTACGCAGACGTGGCGACCGCGGGCGCGGCCAAGATGGGCGCGCTCCTCAGCGCGGGGGCGGCGCCGCTGGTGCTGTTCGCGGCGAGGGTCCTCCGGGTCCGCGCGCCCGCGCCGTCGACCGCCCAGCCCGAGCCCGCGCCCGCGCCGCTGGTCGTCTCCTACTCGACCCTCCCGCCCCCCGCGGAGTGA
- a CDS encoding protein kinase, giving the protein MTQHDEGSPVEARESVGRTGDDTDRAGAVLDGRYRVLSRLGAGGFGVVYLAEHVALQRRVAIKLLEIQGGRRPQVRDRFVREARLGAAVRHPNVVSIHDFGFLEEEGGVPFMVMDFLEGEEMSVALDRDLWEPSRAARIFSDILSGLGALHDLGIVHRDLKPENVFMVEEDGRDFPVLLDFGISRSLGKVDGLKSAVPTRDDIVQGTPHYMSPEQAQGRAVDARSDVYSAGVLLYEALSGELPFDGESPFDVVMKVVTAEARPLELAAPHVPDPLVQVVERAMAKDPAERFEDARHMRAALDEAVAESGISVLTSLDGWSFDGSGVRAVRTVSESRATLAPSAVPPSGEDELGDLPTQPAAAPLPPDVVRALRGEPPADAPSDGLVDPRPRRPWLALGLVVAIVGAGGVWLLAPREAPIAADSRGEASSIPRGVDGPPAVPSAQALPSPRAERDGVAAGAEAGPTEGAPSSEERSPATLETAPGSASLPEPSRRAASRVGRRGAAETAARRRAPSERPRPGVARREEGRSGAVQSEQIPSEEAVPETAPSVGAAPADAPEDAPDPTPDHQLLRDPGF; this is encoded by the coding sequence ATGACCCAGCACGACGAAGGGAGCCCCGTCGAGGCGCGCGAATCGGTGGGTCGGACGGGCGACGACACCGACCGGGCCGGCGCGGTGCTCGACGGGCGCTATCGCGTGCTGTCGCGGCTGGGCGCGGGCGGGTTCGGCGTGGTGTACCTGGCCGAGCACGTGGCGCTGCAGCGGCGCGTCGCGATCAAGCTGCTGGAGATCCAGGGCGGGCGTCGGCCGCAGGTGCGGGATCGCTTCGTGCGCGAGGCGCGGCTCGGGGCCGCGGTTCGCCACCCCAACGTCGTCTCGATCCACGACTTCGGCTTCCTCGAGGAGGAGGGCGGCGTGCCCTTCATGGTGATGGACTTCCTCGAGGGTGAGGAGATGTCGGTCGCGCTGGACCGGGATCTCTGGGAGCCGTCACGCGCCGCTCGGATCTTCTCCGACATCCTCTCGGGCCTGGGCGCGCTCCACGACCTCGGGATCGTGCACCGCGACCTCAAGCCCGAGAACGTCTTCATGGTGGAAGAAGACGGTCGTGACTTCCCGGTGCTGCTCGACTTCGGCATCTCGCGCAGCCTGGGCAAGGTGGACGGGCTGAAGTCCGCCGTGCCGACCCGAGACGACATCGTCCAGGGGACCCCGCACTACATGTCGCCGGAGCAGGCGCAGGGGCGCGCCGTCGACGCGCGCAGCGACGTCTACAGCGCGGGCGTGCTCCTCTACGAGGCGCTGAGCGGAGAGCTGCCGTTCGATGGAGAGAGCCCGTTCGACGTGGTGATGAAGGTGGTCACCGCGGAGGCGCGGCCGCTGGAGCTCGCCGCGCCCCACGTCCCGGACCCGCTCGTGCAGGTGGTGGAGCGCGCGATGGCGAAGGACCCCGCGGAGCGCTTCGAGGACGCGCGCCACATGCGGGCCGCGCTGGACGAGGCGGTGGCCGAGTCGGGCATCTCCGTGCTCACCAGCCTCGACGGTTGGAGCTTCGACGGGTCGGGCGTGCGCGCGGTCCGGACGGTGTCCGAGTCGCGCGCCACGTTGGCGCCCTCTGCTGTGCCGCCGAGCGGCGAGGACGAGCTCGGGGACTTGCCCACGCAGCCGGCCGCCGCGCCGCTCCCTCCGGACGTCGTGCGCGCGCTCCGCGGCGAGCCGCCCGCCGACGCGCCCTCCGACGGGCTCGTCGACCCACGGCCGCGTCGCCCCTGGCTCGCCCTCGGCCTCGTGGTCGCGATCGTCGGGGCGGGGGGCGTGTGGCTGCTCGCCCCTCGGGAGGCGCCCATCGCCGCGGATTCGCGGGGAGAGGCGTCCTCCATTCCGCGGGGCGTCGACGGCCCCCCTGCGGTGCCGAGCGCGCAGGCGCTCCCCTCTCCGCGTGCGGAGCGAGACGGGGTCGCTGCGGGAGCCGAAGCCGGTCCGACCGAGGGCGCGCCTTCCTCCGAGGAGCGCTCCCCTGCCACCCTCGAGACGGCGCCGGGCTCAGCATCTCTCCCGGAGCCGTCGCGCCGCGCGGCCTCACGGGTCGGTCGGCGCGGCGCGGCCGAGACCGCCGCGCGGCGCCGCGCGCCCTCCGAACGACCGCGGCCCGGCGTCGCGCGGCGCGAAGAAGGCCGATCGGGAGCGGTCCAGTCCGAGCAGATCCCCTCCGAAGAGGCTGTCCCCGAGACCGCGCCGTCCGTGGGAGCGGCGCCGGCCGACGCACCCGAAGACGCCCCGGACCCCACGCCCGACCATCAGCTCCTCCGCGATCCCGGCTTCTGA
- a CDS encoding response regulator has translation MDIRSVLLIDDEADIRTIGELALSEVGGLEVFLADSGETGLLLAKEKKPDVVLLDVMMPGLDGPSTFERLREDPETASVPVIFMTAKIQKHEVDRYRDLGATGIIAKPFDPMSLADEVKRIAGG, from the coding sequence ATGGACATTCGAAGCGTTCTGTTGATCGATGACGAGGCGGACATCCGCACGATCGGGGAGCTCGCGCTCTCCGAGGTGGGCGGGCTCGAGGTCTTCCTCGCGGACTCGGGCGAGACGGGGCTCCTGCTCGCGAAGGAGAAGAAACCCGACGTCGTCCTGCTGGACGTGATGATGCCCGGGCTCGACGGCCCCTCGACGTTCGAGCGCCTGCGGGAGGATCCCGAGACCGCGTCGGTGCCCGTGATCTTCATGACCGCGAAGATCCAGAAGCACGAGGTCGACCGCTACCGCGACCTCGGCGCGACGGGCATCATCGCCAAGCCGTTCGATCCCATGTCGCTCGCGGACGAGGTGAAGCGCATCGCGGGCGGTTGA
- a CDS encoding MopE-related protein, with the protein MSRVHRLVVLVLFFSACGGPDGPPDAASDSGLEPADTGPSCSEDMDCDDGLFCNGEEVCAMGRCVPGDAPDCDDGIECTIDTCDETRDACESEAPDADDDGFGDATCVDGAGAPLGTDCDDANADRFPGNFERCDAENVDEDCDPTTFGAVDGDGDGQLAARCCNEMDGALVCGTDCDDTRAGISPLVPEVCNGLDDDCDGTVDEGVALMGFVDGDYDGVGDDARAMIACADAPGFATVGGDCDDGDAAVRPGFAELCDGDDNDCDGTIDESPTEVDWYGDRDGDGFGASSSGVTRSCMRLGAGFSILSTDCDDDEAGVNPASAELCNGVDDDCNGAADFRVGVNDLEDDDGDGVVDLACGPPFGEDCDDADPATGGGALEICDGRDNDCDMIVDEGATDAVWFRDVDGDGYGSPSSGAMVSCAAIAGYVARGGDCNDGDAAISPAAAETCDGRDQDCDSAVDEVPASSTCALSNAAAACFGGTCRVDFCVAGFDDCNGDDRDGCEQPIDVITSCGNCGNDCSFLPGADTVRCAMVGAGYACEIDACAAGFDDCNGSPRDGCETQTDSDPSNCGGCGVTCGGGVGGRSECLGGTCSLTCDPGLGDCDGVAANGCEARLDTTAACGSCGNACTPGANVATTRCEPDPFGGFRCAVDMCDPGFDDCDGNPTNGCEAATDSDPMSCGGCGFMCPPDNVCMGGACVIGTCPPGREDCNLFAGDGCESDTATDPSHCGGCGVFCGPSTNCVSGSCVCVSGAQDCNMVASDGCEVFTDGDASNCGSCGNRCPPDNLCSGGTCVLGTCPLDRADCNLDPSDGCETFTDSDPSHCGGCGTACGANAFCDFGTCRCAPDFEDCDLAPANGCETNLRTDPMNCGTCGMGCGMSAACIDRACVTMCTGSLGDCDGMPGCETDLDADAGNCGACGVSCGAAGSCVAGDCDDVAVIAAGSDFTCATRANGGAACWGEGGTGQLGDGMTMSHAVPNQASTPPLVGVGAGLQFACGLEEFGVPYCWGENSYGQMGDGAPSGPRPTPGPVMLTADPAILLAVGGSHACVVTSVGEVWCWGRGDLGQMGNGTTTLDNGIPVQATLPAMRTAVGIAAGEFHTCALLDDDTIHCWGNDLDGQLGTSGAPTNSATPVQTTAAVPSPRSIAAGGGHTCVVNAARRLYCWGRNGSGQSSGSTSPSSIVQPTLVGGAINVTAVGTGKDHTCYLGSLSRVWCLGDNSRGQLGQGGTFPPGMMPVQVQPPLNATQLSVGAAADHTCAVDPGGRAWCWGYDMFGQIGDGMPGGTENNPRPVSF; encoded by the coding sequence TTGTCGAGAGTTCACCGGCTGGTCGTCCTGGTTCTCTTTTTCAGCGCTTGCGGTGGTCCCGACGGCCCGCCCGACGCCGCCTCGGACTCCGGGCTCGAGCCCGCCGACACCGGGCCGTCGTGTTCCGAGGACATGGACTGTGACGACGGCCTGTTCTGCAACGGCGAGGAGGTCTGCGCGATGGGGCGGTGCGTCCCCGGGGACGCGCCCGACTGCGACGACGGGATCGAGTGCACGATCGACACATGCGACGAGACCCGCGACGCGTGCGAGAGCGAGGCCCCGGACGCCGACGACGACGGATTCGGGGACGCCACGTGCGTCGACGGAGCCGGGGCTCCACTCGGCACGGACTGCGACGACGCGAACGCCGATCGCTTCCCCGGCAACTTCGAGCGCTGCGACGCCGAGAACGTCGACGAGGACTGCGACCCGACGACCTTCGGGGCGGTCGACGGCGACGGCGACGGCCAGCTCGCCGCGCGCTGCTGCAACGAGATGGACGGCGCGCTCGTCTGCGGCACCGACTGCGACGACACCCGCGCGGGCATCAGCCCCCTCGTCCCCGAGGTGTGTAATGGGCTCGACGACGACTGCGACGGGACCGTCGACGAGGGCGTGGCGCTCATGGGCTTCGTCGACGGTGACTACGACGGGGTCGGTGACGACGCGCGGGCGATGATCGCGTGCGCGGACGCGCCAGGCTTCGCCACGGTGGGCGGCGACTGCGACGACGGGGACGCCGCCGTGCGGCCCGGCTTCGCGGAGCTCTGCGACGGCGACGACAACGACTGCGACGGCACCATCGACGAGAGCCCGACCGAGGTCGACTGGTACGGCGACCGTGACGGCGACGGCTTCGGCGCCTCGTCCAGCGGCGTGACCCGCAGCTGCATGCGACTGGGCGCGGGCTTCAGCATCCTGTCCACCGACTGCGACGACGACGAGGCGGGGGTGAACCCGGCGTCGGCCGAGCTGTGCAACGGCGTCGACGACGACTGCAACGGGGCGGCGGACTTCCGGGTCGGGGTGAACGATCTCGAGGACGACGACGGGGACGGAGTGGTCGACCTCGCGTGCGGTCCGCCCTTCGGCGAGGACTGCGACGACGCGGATCCCGCGACCGGCGGCGGGGCGCTCGAGATCTGCGACGGCCGCGACAACGACTGTGACATGATCGTCGACGAGGGCGCGACCGACGCGGTCTGGTTCCGCGACGTCGACGGCGACGGCTACGGGAGCCCGAGCAGCGGGGCGATGGTCTCCTGCGCCGCGATCGCGGGCTACGTCGCGCGGGGCGGCGACTGCAACGACGGCGACGCGGCCATCTCTCCCGCCGCGGCCGAGACCTGCGACGGGCGAGATCAGGACTGCGACTCCGCGGTCGACGAGGTCCCCGCGAGCAGCACGTGCGCGCTCTCGAACGCGGCGGCGGCCTGCTTCGGCGGCACGTGCCGCGTCGACTTCTGCGTCGCGGGGTTCGACGACTGCAACGGCGACGACCGGGACGGCTGCGAGCAGCCCATCGACGTGATCACCAGCTGCGGCAACTGCGGCAACGACTGCAGCTTCCTCCCGGGCGCCGACACCGTCCGGTGCGCGATGGTGGGCGCGGGCTACGCGTGCGAGATCGACGCCTGCGCGGCTGGATTCGACGACTGCAACGGGTCTCCGCGCGACGGCTGCGAGACGCAGACGGACTCGGACCCCAGCAACTGCGGAGGCTGCGGCGTGACCTGCGGCGGCGGGGTCGGCGGGCGGAGCGAGTGCCTCGGCGGGACCTGCTCGCTGACGTGCGATCCCGGCCTCGGCGACTGCGACGGCGTGGCGGCCAACGGCTGTGAGGCCCGACTGGACACCACCGCGGCGTGCGGCTCCTGCGGGAACGCGTGCACGCCTGGCGCGAACGTCGCGACCACCCGCTGCGAGCCCGACCCCTTCGGCGGCTTCCGCTGCGCGGTGGACATGTGCGACCCGGGCTTCGACGACTGCGACGGCAACCCGACCAACGGATGCGAGGCGGCGACGGACAGCGATCCGATGAGCTGCGGAGGCTGCGGGTTCATGTGCCCGCCGGACAACGTGTGCATGGGAGGCGCGTGCGTGATCGGCACGTGCCCGCCCGGGAGAGAGGACTGCAACCTCTTCGCGGGAGACGGCTGCGAGTCCGACACGGCGACCGATCCGAGCCACTGCGGCGGATGCGGCGTCTTCTGCGGGCCGAGCACCAACTGCGTCTCGGGGAGCTGCGTCTGCGTCTCGGGCGCGCAGGACTGCAACATGGTGGCGTCCGACGGCTGCGAGGTCTTCACCGACGGCGACGCGTCGAACTGTGGCAGCTGCGGCAACCGCTGCCCGCCCGACAACCTCTGCTCGGGCGGGACCTGCGTGCTCGGGACCTGCCCGCTCGACCGCGCCGACTGCAACCTGGATCCCTCGGACGGGTGCGAGACCTTCACCGACTCGGACCCGAGCCACTGCGGAGGCTGCGGGACCGCCTGCGGCGCCAACGCCTTCTGCGACTTCGGGACGTGCCGGTGTGCGCCGGACTTCGAGGACTGCGATCTCGCCCCGGCGAACGGGTGCGAGACGAACCTGCGCACGGATCCGATGAACTGCGGCACCTGCGGGATGGGCTGCGGCATGAGCGCGGCCTGCATCGACAGGGCGTGCGTCACGATGTGCACCGGATCGCTGGGCGACTGCGACGGGATGCCGGGGTGCGAGACCGACCTCGACGCCGACGCGGGCAACTGCGGCGCGTGTGGGGTGTCGTGCGGCGCGGCCGGGAGCTGCGTCGCGGGCGACTGCGACGACGTCGCCGTGATCGCCGCGGGGTCGGACTTCACCTGCGCGACCCGGGCGAACGGGGGCGCGGCCTGCTGGGGCGAGGGCGGCACGGGACAGCTCGGCGACGGGATGACGATGTCGCACGCCGTGCCCAACCAGGCCTCCACCCCGCCGCTGGTCGGCGTCGGGGCCGGGCTGCAGTTCGCGTGCGGGCTCGAGGAGTTCGGCGTGCCCTACTGCTGGGGCGAGAACTCCTACGGACAGATGGGAGACGGCGCGCCCAGCGGACCGCGGCCCACCCCGGGCCCGGTCATGCTCACCGCGGACCCGGCGATCCTGCTCGCGGTGGGCGGGAGCCACGCGTGCGTGGTGACCTCGGTGGGCGAGGTGTGGTGCTGGGGCCGCGGCGACCTCGGTCAGATGGGCAACGGGACCACCACGCTCGACAACGGGATCCCCGTGCAGGCGACGCTGCCCGCGATGCGGACCGCGGTCGGGATCGCGGCGGGCGAGTTCCACACCTGCGCCCTGCTCGACGACGACACGATCCATTGCTGGGGCAACGACCTCGACGGTCAGCTCGGCACCAGCGGCGCGCCGACGAACAGCGCGACGCCCGTGCAGACGACCGCGGCGGTCCCCAGCCCTCGCTCGATCGCGGCGGGTGGCGGGCACACGTGCGTGGTGAACGCCGCGCGCCGTCTCTACTGCTGGGGACGCAACGGGTCCGGGCAGTCGTCGGGCAGCACGAGCCCGTCGTCGATCGTGCAGCCCACGCTCGTCGGCGGGGCGATCAACGTCACGGCGGTCGGGACCGGGAAGGACCACACCTGCTATCTCGGCTCACTGAGCCGGGTGTGGTGCCTGGGCGACAACTCGCGCGGGCAGCTCGGCCAGGGCGGCACCTTCCCGCCCGGCATGATGCCGGTGCAGGTGCAGCCGCCCTTGAACGCCACGCAGCTCTCGGTGGGCGCGGCGGCCGACCACACCTGCGCCGTGGATCCGGGAGGCCGCGCGTGGTGCTGGGGCTACGACATGTTCGGCCAGATCGGCGATGGCATGCCGGGGGGCACCGAGAACAACCCGCGGCCCGTGTCCTTCTGA
- a CDS encoding protein kinase: MSEASPAESADPESGLEGKVLLGRYRVERVLGEGGMGAVYLARHELIDKGVVIKVLHEDMAKDEGVVERFRREAKAATAIGNEHIVDVTDMGELDDGSPFIVMELLEGRALADAMEEDGPFPISRCVHVVRQVCDALSAAHAKGIVHRDLKPDNIFLVERRKDPDFVKVLDFGISKMQEVPGLQGNLTQTGMAMGTPTYMAPEQAQGLKTLDHRADIYALGVILYEMLAGELPFLAETYPALLLKMMTEDPPPLTTKRGDVPVGLADIVHGAMAKQPDDRPATMAELSAALERYGAIEVDPQLLAPPSGHDSDFVSGVQETMAASPAVKKARDVGTEPQGAHDPADAAMAPTERPPAPELEALTAEPEATPPSGPSRAPMWTGLGLLAVGLVGGLVAWRVASAPSEAQAPEVPTVEAPVTQAAAEEVRVRIRVTPADAHIFLGEVEYPNPMDAQRPRSLDPQPLRIEREGFRTLERVVVLDQDRSYDFELAEESAAVEAPPETTTEPAASEPSRRRGRRGDRAPRETQETQAPARARPEQTPPPRETAPPAQTETRTPDGIYQGRRGDLRDDF, from the coding sequence ATGAGCGAAGCGTCGCCAGCAGAATCAGCGGACCCGGAGAGCGGGCTCGAGGGCAAGGTCTTGCTCGGTCGCTATCGCGTGGAGCGCGTCCTCGGCGAGGGCGGCATGGGCGCCGTGTACCTCGCGCGCCACGAGCTCATCGACAAGGGCGTGGTCATCAAGGTCCTGCACGAGGACATGGCCAAGGACGAGGGCGTGGTCGAGCGCTTCCGGCGCGAGGCGAAGGCCGCCACCGCGATCGGCAACGAGCACATCGTCGACGTGACCGACATGGGCGAGCTCGACGACGGCTCGCCATTCATCGTGATGGAGCTGCTCGAGGGGCGCGCGCTCGCGGACGCGATGGAGGAGGACGGCCCCTTCCCCATCTCCCGCTGCGTGCACGTGGTCCGGCAAGTGTGCGACGCGCTCTCCGCCGCGCACGCGAAGGGCATCGTCCACCGCGACCTCAAGCCCGACAACATCTTCCTCGTGGAGCGGCGCAAGGATCCCGACTTCGTCAAGGTGCTCGACTTCGGGATCTCGAAGATGCAGGAGGTCCCCGGGCTGCAGGGGAACCTCACCCAGACCGGCATGGCGATGGGCACGCCCACGTACATGGCGCCGGAGCAGGCTCAGGGCCTCAAGACCCTCGACCACCGCGCCGACATCTACGCGCTGGGCGTCATCCTCTACGAGATGCTGGCGGGCGAGCTGCCGTTCCTGGCCGAGACCTACCCGGCCCTGCTCCTCAAGATGATGACGGAGGACCCGCCTCCCCTGACCACCAAGCGTGGCGACGTGCCGGTGGGGCTCGCGGACATCGTGCACGGCGCGATGGCCAAGCAGCCGGACGATCGACCCGCGACGATGGCGGAGCTCTCGGCGGCGCTCGAGCGATACGGCGCGATCGAGGTCGATCCGCAGCTCTTGGCCCCGCCGTCCGGCCACGACTCGGACTTCGTCAGCGGCGTGCAGGAGACGATGGCCGCCTCCCCCGCCGTCAAGAAGGCGCGCGACGTCGGCACGGAGCCGCAGGGCGCGCACGATCCAGCCGACGCCGCGATGGCGCCCACGGAGCGACCTCCGGCGCCCGAGCTCGAAGCGCTGACCGCGGAGCCGGAGGCGACGCCGCCGTCGGGACCGAGCCGCGCGCCGATGTGGACCGGGCTGGGGCTGCTCGCGGTGGGCCTCGTGGGCGGCCTCGTCGCGTGGCGCGTCGCGAGCGCGCCGTCGGAGGCGCAGGCCCCGGAGGTGCCGACCGTCGAGGCGCCGGTCACGCAGGCCGCGGCCGAGGAGGTCCGCGTCCGGATCCGCGTCACGCCGGCGGACGCGCACATCTTCCTCGGCGAGGTCGAGTACCCGAACCCGATGGACGCGCAGCGCCCGCGCAGCCTCGATCCGCAGCCGCTCCGCATCGAGCGGGAGGGCTTCCGGACCCTCGAGCGCGTCGTCGTGCTCGACCAGGATCGCAGCTACGACTTCGAGCTCGCCGAGGAGAGCGCGGCCGTCGAGGCGCCGCCCGAGACGACGACGGAGCCCGCGGCGAGCGAGCCGAGTCGGCGGCGCGGTCGCCGCGGTGACCGAGCCCCGCGGGAGACCCAGGAGACCCAGGCGCCGGCGCGCGCTCGGCCGGAACAGACCCCGCCGCCGCGCGAGACCGCGCCGCCGGCCCAGACGGAGACGAGAACCCCCGATGGCATCTACCAGGGACGCCGTGGCGACCTTCGCGACGACTTCTAG